The following coding sequences are from one Paenibacillus sp. FSL R5-0912 window:
- the helD gene encoding RNA polymerase recycling motor HelD, with translation MEKISSWEQEQEWLEQVKEKLKLGIANLEPEVGRLKEQATDIRKRFWEEVTVNTSTQEDFEESFFTITQQDAVLSERERSHARKLQQWKNMKRLLPSPYFGRIDFHEDGQSAEEQVYVGVSSFVDTDGLSFVVYDWRTPIASLYYDYPPGKAAFDTPGGRISGTMSLKRQYQIRNGQLQHLFDANVTIGDELLQQVLGKGADAQMKSIVATIQAEQNAIIRNDNSQMLIVQGAAGSGKTSAALQRVAYLLYKHRERLSADQIVLFSPNPMFNSYVSTVLPELGEENMQQTTFQEYLETWLSPEFRLEDPFDQIEYVLTGEQDRGYGSRLQAIEYKASEAFLRALQGYSLWLKQEGMRFNDICFGDRVLISGEQIKTRLYSYDPSIRLPNRVTLVQKWLLEELSRLQKEEQGASWVQEEMNYLDNEQYAKVYGMLHREKGVFGFAEKYLRLQEMLVHKRELDESDFDYAEREEELLGQMIVKEQFRPLRRGIKRFTFIDMSGLYCQLFTDEQAYREMTGEAEMPELWPEICAQTKDKLSGQELFYEDATPYLYLKELIEGVRTNTQVRHIFVDEGQDYSMFQYEFLKKLFPRARMTVLGDFGQAIFTQATNLSGESSPLVQLYGAAETTQYQLVRSYRSTFEIVEFTKPLLPGGESIVPFERRGRQPVLTKLESHETKAEHIVKDLATLHAEGYTSIAVITKTAAESIEAYNLLTAGGAAELRLITKNTPTFEKGVQVIPAYLAKGVEFDAVLIYDASPQTYQRESERKLFYTACTRAMHVLQLYTTGEWTPFIREVDPALYELAEH, from the coding sequence ATGGAGAAGATAAGCAGCTGGGAGCAGGAACAGGAGTGGCTGGAGCAGGTAAAAGAAAAGCTGAAATTGGGGATTGCTAACCTGGAGCCGGAGGTTGGCCGGTTAAAGGAGCAGGCAACAGATATCCGCAAAAGATTCTGGGAAGAGGTAACGGTGAATACCAGCACCCAGGAAGACTTCGAGGAGAGCTTCTTTACCATAACTCAGCAGGATGCCGTCTTATCCGAGCGGGAACGCAGCCACGCGCGGAAGCTGCAGCAGTGGAAGAATATGAAGCGGCTGCTGCCGTCCCCCTATTTCGGGCGGATTGATTTTCATGAGGATGGCCAGAGTGCTGAAGAACAAGTCTATGTCGGTGTCTCCTCCTTCGTAGATACAGACGGGCTGAGCTTTGTGGTCTATGACTGGCGCACTCCGATTGCGAGCCTGTACTATGACTATCCGCCTGGAAAAGCAGCCTTCGACACACCGGGAGGACGGATCAGCGGAACCATGAGTCTGAAGCGGCAGTACCAGATCCGTAACGGCCAGCTTCAGCATCTGTTCGATGCGAATGTAACGATCGGCGACGAATTGCTGCAGCAGGTGCTCGGCAAGGGTGCGGATGCCCAAATGAAAAGTATCGTGGCAACCATCCAGGCGGAACAGAACGCGATCATTCGCAACGATAACAGCCAGATGCTCATTGTGCAGGGAGCGGCCGGCAGCGGCAAAACATCAGCAGCGCTGCAGCGTGTAGCTTACCTGCTGTATAAACACCGAGAGCGGCTCTCGGCGGATCAGATCGTGCTGTTCTCCCCTAACCCGATGTTCAACAGCTATGTGTCTACTGTTCTCCCCGAACTGGGTGAAGAGAATATGCAGCAGACGACCTTTCAGGAATATCTGGAAACTTGGCTAAGTCCGGAATTCCGGCTTGAAGATCCGTTTGATCAGATTGAATATGTATTGACCGGGGAACAGGACAGGGGTTATGGCTCCCGTCTTCAGGCCATTGAGTATAAGGCATCGGAAGCCTTCCTACGGGCACTTCAGGGCTATTCGCTGTGGCTGAAGCAAGAGGGCATGCGGTTTAACGACATCTGTTTCGGGGACCGCGTGCTGATCTCAGGAGAGCAGATCAAGACCAGGCTGTATAGCTATGATCCTTCGATTCGTCTGCCGAACCGCGTCACCCTGGTGCAGAAATGGCTGCTGGAAGAGCTGTCCAGACTGCAAAAGGAGGAGCAGGGAGCGTCCTGGGTACAGGAGGAGATGAATTACCTCGATAATGAGCAATACGCTAAGGTATACGGCATGCTGCACAGAGAGAAGGGGGTGTTTGGCTTTGCTGAGAAATACCTCCGGCTTCAGGAAATGCTGGTGCACAAACGTGAGCTGGATGAGAGTGATTTTGATTATGCCGAACGGGAGGAAGAGCTGCTGGGCCAGATGATCGTGAAGGAGCAGTTCAGACCTCTGAGACGGGGAATCAAGCGGTTCACATTTATCGACATGAGCGGATTATACTGCCAGCTCTTCACTGATGAACAGGCCTACAGGGAAATGACAGGTGAAGCGGAGATGCCGGAGCTTTGGCCGGAGATCTGTGCGCAGACTAAGGATAAGCTGAGCGGGCAGGAACTCTTTTATGAAGATGCGACACCCTATTTGTATTTAAAAGAGCTGATCGAAGGCGTCCGGACGAATACGCAGGTGCGGCATATTTTCGTTGATGAGGGCCAGGACTATTCCATGTTCCAGTATGAGTTTCTCAAAAAGCTGTTTCCCCGCGCCCGTATGACGGTCCTTGGTGATTTCGGCCAGGCGATCTTCACACAGGCGACGAATCTGTCAGGTGAGAGTTCACCGCTGGTTCAGCTATATGGAGCGGCGGAGACTACGCAGTACCAGCTGGTGCGCAGCTACCGCTCGACGTTTGAGATCGTGGAGTTCACGAAGCCGCTGTTGCCCGGCGGTGAGTCGATTGTCCCTTTTGAGCGGAGAGGCAGACAGCCTGTTCTAACTAAGCTGGAGAGCCATGAGACGAAGGCCGAACACATAGTGAAAGATCTTGCCACGCTTCACGCGGAAGGGTACACTTCAATTGCCGTGATTACGAAGACTGCGGCTGAGAGTATAGAAGCTTATAATTTGTTGACCGCCGGAGGTGCCGCTGAGCTGCGGCTGATCACGAAGAACACGCCTACTTTTGAGAAAGGGGTACAGGTGATTCCTGCTTATCTGGCCAAAGGCGTAGAGTTCGACGCTGTGCTGATCTACGATGCTTCCCCGCAGACGTATCAGAGGGAGAGCGAGCGGAAGCTTTTCTATACCGCATGTACAAGGGCGATGCATGTGCTTCAGCTGTACACGACAGGGGAATGGACGCCTTTCATCCGGGAAGTAGACCCGGCATTGTATGAACTGGCGGAGCACTAA
- a CDS encoding uracil-DNA glycosylase family protein, translated as MLISSHLNKYRQTILELPEDKKLSKAELLASDLLMKRSGLLEMYYAPHNEYVNPAAKVVIIGITPGWTQLRIALQAAKAGLKAGLSDEAVCRLAKEAAGFAGTMRTHLTDMLDALELHRYLGAESCGDLFQDQHELLHTTSLLRFPVFVAGNNYNGTHPHLLTNPFLNQTALRSLQDELSLMNQPIIIPLGKNVEQVLQQLAADGVLDARDCLWGFPHPSGANGHRHKQFASHQESMRNKIRALSGK; from the coding sequence ATGCTTATTTCCAGTCATTTGAACAAGTATAGACAGACGATTCTTGAGCTCCCGGAAGATAAAAAGCTGTCTAAAGCGGAACTGCTGGCCAGTGATCTGCTCATGAAGCGCAGCGGCCTGCTTGAAATGTATTACGCTCCACACAACGAGTATGTCAATCCTGCTGCCAAAGTAGTGATTATCGGAATTACGCCCGGATGGACACAATTGAGGATAGCGCTGCAGGCAGCCAAAGCCGGTCTTAAAGCTGGACTCTCCGATGAGGCAGTGTGCAGGCTGGCGAAAGAAGCGGCCGGCTTCGCCGGCACCATGAGAACCCATTTAACTGACATGCTGGACGCGCTTGAACTGCATCGATATCTGGGTGCCGAATCTTGCGGGGATTTGTTTCAGGATCAGCATGAGCTGCTGCATACCACTTCTCTGCTGCGGTTTCCGGTTTTTGTAGCGGGGAATAATTATAACGGAACCCATCCCCATCTGTTGACCAACCCTTTTCTGAACCAGACTGCTTTGCGCTCATTGCAAGATGAACTCAGTCTCATGAATCAGCCGATAATCATACCTCTGGGCAAAAATGTAGAGCAGGTGCTTCAGCAGCTTGCGGCGGACGGGGTGCTGGATGCACGAGATTGTCTGTGGGGATTCCCTCATCCTTCCGGCGCCAATGGACATCGACATAAGCAGTTTGCCAGCCATCAGGAGTCCATGCGAAATAAGATACGTGCGCTTAGCGGTAAATGA
- a CDS encoding MerR family transcriptional regulator gives MNLRTVRYYTQIGMLPPLELVGNKRAYTDKHLHYLRAILVLSKGGDTLSSAQEKLADLAMDEVIKIGENLRLYQSDQMIRNEMFVVNEDVILSVSPRIPPALKDKMIETVTRLLKEEGHS, from the coding sequence ATGAATTTGCGGACGGTCAGGTACTACACACAGATTGGTATGCTTCCACCGCTCGAGCTGGTTGGCAACAAGCGGGCGTATACGGATAAGCATCTGCATTATTTACGCGCCATTCTGGTATTGTCCAAGGGCGGCGACACACTCTCCTCGGCTCAAGAGAAATTAGCGGATCTGGCGATGGATGAAGTGATTAAGATTGGTGAGAACCTGCGTTTGTATCAGTCAGACCAGATGATCCGAAACGAAATGTTTGTTGTCAATGAAGATGTGATTCTCTCGGTGAGTCCGCGTATCCCGCCAGCATTGAAAGATAAGATGATCGAAACCGTCACCCGGTTACTTAAGGAGGAGGGACACTCATGA
- a CDS encoding RNA polymerase sigma factor, which yields MQQPMTRPGNHVIQSYEVYSDMLFRIALIHLGSRQDAEEATQDTFIKLMEKAPAFKDDEHQKAWLIRVITNHCKNLLGRGWRKREVKLEGTEPVAANTPEDMAILQLVLAMPVKYKTVIHLYYYEDYPIQEISRILQISESAVKMRLQRGRQLLKLELEGAEPE from the coding sequence ATGCAGCAACCCATGACCCGGCCGGGCAATCATGTGATACAAAGTTACGAGGTCTACTCAGATATGCTGTTCCGGATTGCCCTGATCCATCTGGGCAGCCGCCAGGATGCCGAAGAAGCCACTCAGGATACCTTCATTAAGCTGATGGAGAAAGCTCCCGCATTTAAGGATGACGAACATCAGAAGGCATGGCTGATCCGGGTAATCACCAATCATTGTAAAAATCTGCTGGGCAGGGGCTGGCGCAAGCGCGAAGTCAAGCTGGAGGGCACTGAGCCGGTCGCGGCCAACACTCCCGAGGATATGGCGATCCTGCAGCTTGTGCTGGCGATGCCGGTAAAGTATAAAACGGTGATTCACCTGTATTATTACGAGGATTACCCCATCCAGGAAATCAGCAGGATTCTGCAAATCAGCGAGTCTGCCGTGAAGATGAGACTTCAGCGGGGACGTCAGCTGTTAAAACTGGAGCTGGAAGGAGCGGAACCGGAGTGA
- a CDS encoding family 16 glycosylhydrolase — protein sequence MKRLHLTDIGFKQKVLCLFLSLVMLAGIGLWPASRIQTAAAAGVTVSSMTYFSAADGPVISKSGVGQASYGFVMPVFNGGSATWSDVSDDVGVKVKVSGNWIDIDSAGGYVYNQNWGHWSDGGMNGYWFTLSATTEIQLYSKANSAVTLNYTLAFQNLNTTTISAMAPTQGPQITAGFTGSAGFTYPTFNNDPALTYEAVADDLKVYVKPVNSSTWIDIDNNAASGWIYDSNFGQFTDGGGGYWFTVTESMNVKLASKTSSANLIYTITFNTPVRNSYVLTAYDGTAYTADNNGSIGFPLPKIDGGAPVGSELGKFVYQIKAGGQWVDLSNSGQSGFVYAGNGYNNMSAANQWGYWADYIYGLWFQPIQVNMEIRIGYPLNGQQGGNVGSNYVYYTFTGNPNAPRPDESDQEDITLGTPSDPAVAGMNLLWQDEFSGTALDTGKWNYEQGYYITSDPNSWGWGNAELQHYTNSTQNVFLQNGQLNIKAINEPKSFPQDPSRYAQYSSGKINTKDHLSFQYGRVDIRAKLPTGNGIWPALWMLPEDAAYGAWAASGEIDIMEAKGRLPGTTSGAVHFGGQWPVNRYISGEYHFSEGQTFANDYHVYSIVWEEDNVKWYVDGKFFFKVNREQWYSVAAPNNPNAPFDQPFYLIMNLAVGGHFDGGLSPAPSDIPATMQVDYVRVYKEGSGGGNPGNPGNVPVSGVTVTPSTAQVQAGQSVQLTANVAPSGATNQQVAWTVSNSSTASVNQNGLVTGLAPGTATVTATTADGNKTASSTITVVSPPPAVIVIGDQVRGLKKTGNNLLFYVNGATFADLHYKINNGGQQNVAMTSAGNGNYTYAVNNLQQGDTVEYFFTYNPGQGALDSPWQTYVHGVTQGTPE from the coding sequence ATGAAGCGACTTCACCTAACGGATATCGGATTTAAACAGAAGGTATTATGTTTGTTCCTGAGCTTAGTGATGCTGGCCGGCATCGGCCTGTGGCCTGCTTCGAGAATTCAGACTGCAGCAGCAGCAGGTGTCACTGTTAGCTCCATGACCTATTTTTCAGCGGCAGACGGTCCAGTTATCTCCAAATCAGGGGTTGGACAAGCGAGCTACGGTTTCGTAATGCCAGTGTTCAACGGCGGCTCCGCCACCTGGAGTGATGTATCGGACGATGTGGGCGTCAAAGTGAAAGTAAGCGGCAACTGGATAGACATCGACAGCGCAGGCGGCTATGTCTACAACCAGAACTGGGGGCACTGGAGTGACGGCGGGATGAACGGCTACTGGTTCACGCTCTCCGCAACAACCGAGATCCAGCTCTACTCCAAGGCTAATAGCGCGGTCACACTTAATTACACACTGGCCTTTCAGAACCTGAACACAACAACCATCTCGGCTATGGCGCCTACACAAGGGCCGCAGATTACAGCAGGCTTTACAGGCAGCGCAGGCTTTACCTACCCTACCTTCAACAATGATCCGGCCTTAACTTATGAAGCCGTGGCGGATGATCTGAAGGTGTACGTGAAACCTGTTAACAGTAGCACCTGGATTGATATTGATAATAACGCAGCCAGCGGCTGGATTTATGACAGCAACTTCGGCCAGTTCACCGATGGTGGCGGAGGCTATTGGTTTACCGTTACTGAATCCATGAATGTCAAACTGGCCTCCAAGACCTCTTCCGCGAATCTCATCTATACCATCACCTTTAATACACCTGTTAGAAATTCGTACGTACTGACTGCTTACGACGGCACAGCTTACACAGCGGATAACAACGGCTCCATCGGCTTCCCCCTTCCTAAAATAGACGGAGGCGCACCGGTTGGCAGCGAGCTTGGCAAATTCGTCTATCAGATCAAAGCGGGCGGCCAGTGGGTGGATCTGAGCAATTCCGGACAGAGCGGATTCGTCTATGCCGGCAACGGCTATAATAATATGTCCGCTGCCAACCAGTGGGGCTACTGGGCCGATTACATCTATGGCCTGTGGTTCCAGCCGATCCAGGTGAATATGGAAATCCGCATCGGGTATCCGCTGAACGGGCAGCAAGGCGGAAATGTCGGCAGCAATTATGTCTATTACACCTTCACCGGTAATCCCAATGCCCCGCGTCCCGATGAAAGCGACCAGGAAGATATTACGCTCGGAACACCTTCGGACCCTGCCGTAGCAGGTATGAACCTCCTCTGGCAGGATGAGTTCAGCGGGACAGCGCTCGACACCGGCAAATGGAATTATGAGCAGGGGTACTATATCACGAGTGATCCCAATAGCTGGGGCTGGGGCAATGCCGAGCTGCAGCATTATACGAACAGTACCCAGAATGTATTTCTCCAGAACGGACAGCTGAATATCAAGGCCATTAATGAGCCAAAGTCCTTCCCGCAGGACCCGAGCCGGTATGCGCAGTATTCCTCCGGCAAAATCAACACCAAGGATCATCTGTCCTTCCAGTACGGCCGGGTGGACATTCGGGCTAAGCTGCCTACAGGCAATGGGATCTGGCCTGCACTGTGGATGCTTCCGGAAGATGCTGCTTACGGGGCATGGGCCGCATCCGGTGAAATCGATATTATGGAAGCCAAGGGACGGCTTCCCGGCACGACCAGCGGCGCCGTACATTTCGGTGGACAATGGCCTGTGAACCGGTATATTTCCGGTGAATATCACTTCTCTGAGGGGCAGACCTTCGCGAACGATTATCACGTCTATTCCATCGTCTGGGAAGAAGACAATGTGAAATGGTATGTGGACGGTAAATTCTTCTTCAAGGTCAACAGAGAGCAATGGTATTCCGTAGCGGCACCGAACAATCCAAATGCCCCCTTCGACCAGCCCTTCTATCTGATTATGAATCTGGCGGTCGGCGGACATTTTGACGGCGGGCTCTCCCCCGCTCCGTCTGATATCCCGGCAACGATGCAGGTAGATTATGTACGGGTCTACAAGGAAGGCAGCGGCGGCGGGAATCCGGGCAATCCCGGCAACGTTCCGGTTAGTGGTGTCACCGTAACCCCTTCCACCGCCCAGGTGCAGGCCGGACAGAGCGTCCAGCTGACCGCCAATGTGGCACCGTCTGGTGCAACTAACCAACAGGTTGCCTGGACCGTATCCAACAGCAGTACCGCCTCCGTGAACCAGAATGGTCTCGTAACCGGTCTTGCACCGGGTACCGCAACTGTTACGGCAACAACGGCAGACGGCAACAAAACCGCCTCCAGCACGATTACGGTTGTGTCCCCTCCTCCGGCGGTCATTGTGATCGGCGATCAGGTGCGCGGCCTGAAAAAAACAGGCAATAACCTGCTGTTCTATGTGAACGGCGCAACCTTCGCCGACCTGCATTACAAAATTAACAACGGCGGACAGCAGAACGTCGCAATGACCTCCGCGGGCAACGGCAACTACACCTACGCGGTAAATAACCTTCAGCAGGGTGATACCGTGGAATACTTCTTCACGTACAACCCGGGTCAGGGGGCACTGGATTCCCCATGGCAGACTTATGTGCACGGGGTGACCCAAGGAACCCCCGAATAA
- a CDS encoding response regulator, translating into MINILVVDDQKQIRDGLQAMLRQFPLQLDHIYSAVSGIEALELLRQHSIQLVITDIRMPDMDGLELMAQTKEECIKVDYLIISGYSDFAYAQKAIELGAKGYLLKPVKREDLQSSVEHVWQEIQTRMSLSRNLEQLSRRAMESDRKELRMYMLGAAGDETWINTTEQQNAELWRSYRLCILREELWINQPGASSSHSIESIAYRVYGRQGCICLQHRPHLILAVDAAIDPGVFPAALQTEQIEAITAMTRPQQGLRELPGSYTLALELYRHSFLFPDKRCLLPAHIERLEQQWELPYEELYALFQLTGTKNGGRITQGISGLFHKDVLQRYHIRYTQQLCRAVVQMMEEYERVIRPYMGEEALDLDSLRNLFDYPGIRDYIQALQQQLLRLNQFYYEYKCSYRNSQDLNEAIRFIHENYHKPLDLAMVSNHVSLNYAYFSNQFKKNIGKGFAEYLRDVRLDKARRLLAETDHKIVEIASMVGYESYKSFTRAFRDVMHMQPTEYRQLIRRRHGREGDYQDNVL; encoded by the coding sequence ATGATCAATATTCTGGTTGTGGATGATCAAAAGCAGATCCGTGACGGCCTGCAGGCTATGCTGCGCCAATTCCCTCTGCAGCTTGACCATATATACAGCGCTGTGAGCGGAATTGAGGCACTGGAGCTATTGCGTCAGCACAGCATCCAGCTCGTGATTACCGATATCCGGATGCCTGATATGGATGGCCTGGAGCTCATGGCTCAGACCAAAGAGGAATGTATTAAGGTTGATTATCTGATTATTAGCGGCTACAGCGATTTCGCCTATGCCCAGAAGGCCATTGAGCTTGGGGCTAAGGGTTATCTGCTCAAGCCTGTGAAGCGGGAGGATTTGCAGTCCTCGGTGGAGCATGTCTGGCAGGAAATTCAGACACGAATGTCGCTCTCGCGTAATCTCGAGCAGTTGTCCCGCCGCGCCATGGAGTCTGACCGTAAGGAGCTGCGCATGTATATGCTAGGCGCGGCGGGTGATGAAACGTGGATTAACACGACTGAGCAGCAGAATGCAGAGCTATGGCGCAGCTACCGGCTCTGCATTCTGCGCGAGGAGCTGTGGATTAACCAGCCGGGTGCCAGCAGCAGCCATAGCATAGAATCTATTGCTTACCGCGTATATGGCAGACAGGGTTGTATCTGTCTTCAGCACCGCCCCCACCTGATCCTGGCGGTTGATGCAGCCATAGATCCGGGGGTCTTCCCTGCTGCGCTCCAAACCGAGCAGATTGAGGCCATTACCGCAATGACCCGCCCGCAACAGGGATTAAGGGAGCTTCCGGGCAGCTATACGCTGGCATTGGAGCTGTACCGCCATAGCTTCCTGTTTCCAGATAAACGTTGCCTCCTGCCCGCGCATATTGAGCGGCTGGAGCAGCAGTGGGAGCTCCCCTATGAGGAGCTGTATGCCCTGTTCCAGTTAACCGGCACTAAGAATGGTGGCAGAATTACGCAAGGAATCTCCGGCCTATTCCATAAGGATGTACTGCAGCGGTATCACATTCGATATACACAGCAGCTATGCCGGGCCGTAGTCCAGATGATGGAGGAATATGAGCGTGTAATCCGCCCGTACATGGGAGAAGAAGCGCTGGACTTAGACTCTCTGCGCAACCTGTTCGACTATCCGGGCATCCGCGATTATATTCAGGCGCTGCAGCAGCAGCTGCTCCGGCTGAACCAATTTTATTATGAATACAAATGCAGCTACCGCAACTCTCAGGACTTGAACGAAGCTATCCGTTTCATCCACGAGAATTACCACAAGCCGCTGGATCTCGCGATGGTGTCCAACCATGTGTCGCTGAATTACGCTTATTTCTCCAACCAGTTCAAGAAGAATATCGGCAAAGGCTTCGCCGAATACCTGCGTGATGTGCGTCTGGATAAAGCCCGGCGTCTGCTTGCAGAAACGGACCATAAGATCGTCGAGATTGCCTCCATGGTCGGATATGAAAGCTACAAAAGCTTCACACGGGCCTTCCGGGATGTGATGCATATGCAACCCACGGAATACCGGCAGCTGATCCGCCGCAGGCATGGCAGAGAGGGCGATTACCAGGATAACGTGCTATAG
- a CDS encoding sensor histidine kinase, translated as MKYLLTTMRKLYRNSHISTKLFLAFSLMIAIPAFVVSFLFIRTQESQLYKEAMAEGSNHVARLNERLRSRMDILENASSTALTQKGFVDFIHTNMRGDGLRLVKFKQDQYEQMHNIIQSHELISELSFYVDNPDVYEIWPEIYHYSKFWPQDYWMTLRDEGGAAFRLSAFKDGEDTLSYYRLVRLQGQQQKLPTIMEIRARHSVFFSDLLEDTHGDFFTVVMDGTSAFRNVYNPGHEFPQNAGEKLDGILSRIHEQLDVLQQNNPIKIHSGDQTYYALYRYIAPLNAYVVDIASHQALMQGPRNWYLIVITVTSCVLLLMLLLVSQMTRRIFRRLEKVLVSMRKVRRGQLDAKIDTGLRHNETGDEIDYVAVSYNNMLDEIQHLMTQVVDKQLIAKNAQLHSLHSQINSHFLYNALESIRMHAEVQQQPAIAGALVSLGSLLRYSMQWRSDTVALSEELANIHSYIRFINFMEGGSIELSAALPPEVQRYTIPKMCMQPIVENAVHHAAPAGGSVHIQITVRVENDSLLLIEVRDDGAGIDPQMLERLQSVLRGDSDTPIITSKNGLGLENVHKRLQLHYGKGCGLWIDSVQSAYTCVTIRLPWENVNLGGW; from the coding sequence ATGAAGTATTTGCTGACTACGATGAGGAAGCTTTACCGGAATTCCCACATCTCAACCAAGCTGTTTTTGGCCTTCAGCCTCATGATTGCCATACCTGCGTTTGTGGTCTCCTTTTTATTCATCCGCACGCAGGAAAGCCAGCTCTACAAGGAAGCTATGGCGGAGGGCAGCAATCATGTAGCGCGCCTGAATGAGCGGCTGCGCAGCCGGATGGATATTCTTGAGAACGCTTCCTCCACCGCTCTGACCCAGAAGGGATTTGTGGATTTCATCCACACCAATATGCGCGGGGACGGCCTGCGGCTCGTGAAATTCAAGCAAGACCAGTATGAGCAGATGCATAATATCATTCAAAGCCATGAGCTGATAAGTGAGCTAAGCTTCTATGTCGATAACCCGGATGTATACGAAATCTGGCCTGAAATCTACCATTACAGCAAGTTTTGGCCGCAGGATTACTGGATGACGCTCCGGGATGAAGGTGGGGCCGCCTTCCGCTTATCCGCCTTTAAGGATGGCGAGGATACGTTATCCTACTACAGGCTGGTGAGGCTTCAGGGCCAACAGCAGAAGCTCCCTACGATTATGGAAATCCGCGCCAGGCACAGTGTTTTTTTCAGCGATCTGCTTGAAGACACCCACGGAGATTTCTTCACCGTAGTAATGGACGGAACGAGTGCTTTCCGGAATGTATACAATCCGGGGCATGAGTTCCCGCAGAATGCCGGGGAGAAGCTGGACGGAATTCTTAGCCGGATTCACGAACAGCTGGATGTGCTGCAGCAGAATAACCCGATTAAGATTCACTCCGGGGATCAAACCTACTACGCGCTGTATCGCTACATCGCTCCTCTGAACGCCTATGTGGTCGATATCGCCTCCCATCAGGCGCTGATGCAGGGCCCGCGGAACTGGTACCTGATTGTGATCACCGTCACCTCCTGTGTGCTGCTGCTTATGCTGCTGCTCGTTTCACAGATGACCCGGCGTATATTCCGGCGGCTGGAGAAGGTGCTCGTCTCTATGCGCAAGGTACGCAGGGGGCAATTGGATGCGAAGATTGATACAGGACTCCGGCATAACGAAACCGGTGACGAAATCGACTACGTGGCCGTCAGCTACAATAATATGCTGGACGAAATCCAGCACCTGATGACACAGGTGGTGGATAAACAGCTTATCGCCAAGAACGCGCAGCTCCACTCCCTGCACTCACAGATCAATTCCCATTTCCTGTACAACGCCCTGGAGTCGATCCGGATGCATGCGGAAGTCCAGCAGCAGCCGGCTATTGCGGGTGCACTGGTCTCTTTAGGCTCTCTGCTGCGTTATAGCATGCAGTGGCGCAGCGATACGGTTGCCCTCAGTGAAGAGCTTGCCAACATCCACAGCTATATCCGGTTCATCAACTTCATGGAAGGCGGAAGCATTGAATTATCAGCCGCTCTTCCCCCGGAGGTGCAGCGCTATACGATTCCCAAAATGTGCATGCAGCCTATCGTAGAGAATGCCGTGCATCACGCAGCCCCTGCAGGCGGCAGTGTACATATCCAAATTACTGTAAGGGTAGAGAATGATAGCCTGCTGCTGATAGAGGTCCGCGATGACGGCGCAGGTATTGATCCGCAGATGCTGGAGAGGCTGCAGTCTGTGCTGCGGGGTGACTCGGATACGCCGATTATTACCAGCAAGAACGGGCTGGGTCTGGAGAACGTGCATAAGCGCCTGCAGCTGCATTACGGCAAGGGCTGCGGACTTTGGATTGACAGCGTGCAGAGCGCCTATACCTGCGTAACCATACGGCTCCCTTGGGAAAATGTGAATCTTGGAGGATGGTAG